A single Phycisphaerae bacterium DNA region contains:
- a CDS encoding response regulator — translation MYDGKVNILLVDDQPAKLLSYQSILAGMGENLVAVHSGRDALKVLMNEDFAVILVDVCMPDMDGFELTKMIREHPRFNKTAIILVSAVHLSDFDRLHGYDSGAVDYVPVPIIPEVLRAKVRIFSELYRKTEELRRFNIDLEQRVTERTSALESSTARLRESEERLHIALDSERAARLEAERAARAKDEFLAMLSHELRSPLNAILGWSQLLKQRTDEDPASLRHGLEIIERNALGQARLIDDLLDVSRILSGKVRLDQRTVDLATAAEAALETVRLSADSRQISLHKQIDPDVPPVRGDIGRLQQVIGNLLSNAVKFTPTGGRVKIELARVESKVELRVSDSGIGIDAAMLPHIFDRFRQADSSITRHYGGLGLGLSIAKHLVELHGGMIHASSAGQDRGAEFVVRLPAYCGENGDRGDPGAPGPVDVSSQSCFAGLRVLVVDDDPDSCTLMVRMLEDRGAIIESANSAAAALEKLASSEFDLLVSDIGMPGKDGYQMISEIRALSSDASNIPAIAATAFSRDEDRLRALSAGFDRYISKPIDSGELLSLVAASLQSRRSQNENRSQTGVPRSWLGCSEASAIPTMVNSPAGRSEKGQRHEALKEDD, via the coding sequence ATGTACGACGGAAAGGTGAACATCCTGCTGGTGGACGACCAGCCCGCCAAACTGCTCAGCTATCAGTCCATTCTCGCCGGCATGGGCGAGAACCTCGTCGCCGTCCATTCAGGCCGGGATGCCTTGAAAGTGCTCATGAACGAGGACTTCGCCGTCATCCTGGTCGACGTCTGCATGCCTGACATGGATGGGTTTGAGCTGACCAAGATGATTCGAGAACACCCGCGGTTTAACAAGACCGCCATCATCCTGGTATCGGCCGTCCACCTGAGCGATTTTGACCGGCTGCACGGCTATGACAGCGGCGCGGTGGACTACGTTCCGGTGCCGATCATTCCGGAGGTTCTGCGCGCCAAGGTCAGGATTTTCTCCGAACTCTATCGCAAGACGGAGGAACTGAGGCGGTTTAACATCGATCTGGAGCAGCGCGTCACCGAGCGGACCAGCGCGCTAGAGTCGTCCACCGCCCGCCTCCGCGAAAGCGAAGAACGACTGCACATCGCCCTGGATAGTGAACGCGCCGCGCGGCTGGAGGCTGAGCGCGCTGCCCGGGCCAAGGACGAGTTTCTCGCCATGCTCTCCCACGAGCTGCGCTCACCGCTCAACGCGATACTCGGCTGGTCGCAGTTGCTGAAACAAAGGACCGACGAAGATCCCGCGTCCCTTCGCCATGGGCTGGAGATCATCGAGCGCAATGCCCTGGGACAGGCACGCCTGATCGATGACCTGCTGGATGTCAGTCGTATTCTTTCCGGTAAGGTCCGTTTGGATCAGCGGACCGTGGACCTGGCCACCGCGGCCGAAGCGGCCCTCGAAACCGTGCGACTCAGCGCCGACTCCAGGCAGATTTCCCTGCACAAGCAAATCGATCCCGACGTGCCCCCGGTCCGCGGCGACATCGGCCGGCTCCAACAAGTCATCGGCAACTTGTTGTCCAACGCGGTCAAATTCACCCCCACGGGCGGTCGGGTGAAGATCGAACTGGCTCGGGTAGAATCCAAAGTTGAACTCCGCGTCAGCGACTCCGGCATCGGCATCGATGCCGCGATGCTGCCCCACATCTTCGACCGCTTTCGCCAGGCGGACAGTTCCATCACCCGGCATTACGGCGGTCTGGGACTCGGGCTTTCCATCGCCAAGCACCTGGTCGAATTGCACGGCGGGATGATCCACGCGTCCAGCGCCGGCCAGGATCGCGGGGCCGAATTCGTCGTCCGATTACCGGCGTATTGTGGGGAGAACGGTGACCGCGGCGATCCCGGCGCGCCGGGACCGGTGGACGTGTCGAGTCAATCCTGCTTCGCCGGGTTGCGAGTGCTCGTCGTCGATGACGACCCGGATTCTTGCACGTTGATGGTGCGCATGTTGGAAGATCGCGGGGCGATCATCGAGTCCGCCAATTCCGCCGCAGCCGCTTTGGAGAAACTGGCGTCGTCGGAATTCGATCTCCTGGTCAGCGATATTGGAATGCCGGGCAAGGACGGCTACCAGATGATCAGCGAGATTCGCGCTCTTTCGTCAGACGCCAGTAACATTCCGGCCATTGCCGCCACCGCCTTTTCCCGCGACGAGGACCGACTCCGCGCATTGTCCGCGGGATTCGATCGATACATTTCCAAGCCGATTGACTCCGGCGAATTGCTCTCCCTGGTCGCCGCGTCTCTTCAATCCCGGCGGTCGCAAAACGAGAACCGTTCTCAGACGGGCGTGCCGCGGTCCTGGTTGGGTTGTTCCGAGGCCTCCGCGATCCCGACGATGGTGAATTCCCCGGCCGGCCGCAGCGAGAAAGGTCAACGACACGAGGCCCTGAAGGAGGACGATTAG